A genomic segment from Rubrobacter tropicus encodes:
- a CDS encoding diacylglycerol kinase, with protein sequence MVKEARKPLKGQQGVGRSFEHAYRGVVSAVRTQRNMRFHVVAAVGVLVLSLLVGVSELELAVLVLTILVVFVTEMFNTALEFVVDLVTTEYHPLAKLAKDVSAGAVLVSSVGALLVGYLVLADDLGPLSLETLNSIRRWPGHLTLVSLGVVVLVVVLGKALTRSPNSFYGGMPSGHAAVAFAGWVAASFIAAGGRYAGLVSLISLLMALLVCQSRVESGIHSFYQVVAGAAIGALLTVSIFQFL encoded by the coding sequence GGAAGCCGCTCAAGGGACAGCAGGGCGTTGGCCGCAGCTTCGAGCACGCCTATCGCGGGGTCGTCTCGGCGGTTCGGACCCAGCGCAACATGCGCTTCCACGTGGTCGCGGCGGTGGGCGTCCTGGTCCTCAGCCTGCTGGTCGGCGTGAGCGAGCTGGAGCTCGCCGTGCTCGTTCTCACCATCCTCGTGGTCTTCGTAACGGAGATGTTCAACACCGCCCTGGAGTTCGTCGTGGACCTCGTTACGACCGAGTACCACCCGCTCGCCAAGCTCGCCAAGGACGTCTCCGCGGGGGCGGTCCTCGTCTCCAGCGTCGGTGCGTTGCTGGTGGGATACCTGGTCCTGGCCGACGACCTCGGGCCCCTCTCCCTGGAGACGCTCAACAGCATCCGGCGCTGGCCCGGGCATCTGACCCTCGTCTCTTTAGGCGTCGTGGTCCTGGTGGTGGTGCTCGGCAAGGCGCTGACGCGCTCGCCCAACTCGTTCTACGGGGGGATGCCGTCGGGGCACGCGGCCGTCGCTTTCGCAGGGTGGGTCGCCGCCAGCTTCATAGCCGCCGGGGGGCGGTACGCGGGGCTGGTGTCCCTGATCTCGCTCCTGATGGCCCTCCTCGTCTGCCAGAGCCGCGTCGAGAGCGGCATCCACAGCTTCTACCAGGTGGTGGCGGGCGCGGCCATCGGCGCCCTCCTTACCGTGTCCATCTTCCAATTCTTATGA
- a CDS encoding cytidine deaminase, protein MTERSPSVDSLMRAAREAAERAYAPYSRFLVGAAILTEGGAVHAGCNVENASYGLSICAERNAATTMVSADGEDRRIKSVAVFSPNVAPCFPCGACRQFLREFGCEEVVVENASGLRRYPFEEILPNSFGPEHL, encoded by the coding sequence ATGACGGAGAGGAGCCCCAGCGTGGACTCTTTGATGCGCGCGGCCCGCGAGGCCGCCGAACGGGCCTACGCGCCCTACAGCCGCTTCCTGGTGGGCGCCGCGATCCTGACGGAGGGCGGCGCCGTGCACGCGGGCTGCAACGTCGAGAACGCCTCCTACGGCCTCTCCATCTGCGCCGAGCGAAACGCGGCCACCACCATGGTCTCGGCCGATGGTGAGGACAGGCGCATAAAGTCCGTCGCGGTATTCAGCCCCAACGTCGCCCCCTGCTTCCCCTGCGGCGCGTGCCGCCAGTTCCTGCGAGAGTTCGGCTGCGAGGAAGTAGTGGTGGAGAATGCCTCCGGCCTCCGGCGTTACCCGTTCGAGGAGATCCTGCCCAACTCCTTCGGTCCGGAACACCTGTGA